Genomic window (Pieris rapae chromosome 12, ilPieRapa1.1, whole genome shotgun sequence):
atttttcttcttttcgaAATCTCATGAAAATCTATTTAACATTCTGTAATACCTCAGTAGACTCCAAATAAATTTAGTCTAGTCTAGttagtttgtaaaatatatttacacctATTAaggattataatatttatgtacatacattacaattttgtatttttgtaatatactaaTGTTGTGAGTACAACTTAAAGTGTTAAAGAGTTAGGAACCCTGGCGCTGATATCATTTACTTATCAGTCTAacgaattacaaaaaaatctaacaacttataacaaataaacatattttcactAAGTATGTATCATGAACTCGTGgtacataaaagaaaatgttaacgTACACAAGTCAGCGATTGTATTGTGGCACCTACGTTCAACAAATCACGAGCCACTGAGTCTGCCACAGAGAAAAGTAGAAATAATCAAACATAACCATTAAACTATACCATGCAACCATGACATACATACTCGTAATGATTATTGATTCAGGTAGTCTCTAATCTAATCACATATACCTAGGTGACATAATTCGTAAAATCATGAGAAGTGAATCacgatgaaatatttttcacctCCCATGTTTGATGCAGTAGGGACCACCCGCACCACCCACGGGGACAATTTGATTGTTAAGGgagtcataaattttatttaaaaccaagGACTAattacagtaaatttaaaataacctatTAAGGcgcacaaatatttaataaattgccatccagtaaaagaaataaagcctttttacaaattaaaaaaaagcatgtaacaacaaacttttaaaagaacatgtaattaaaatacctataaaataaaaatcgtattGGTGATATACATGTGAACGAGcgtttaagaaatttttactATTGATTAGTACACACAATGCGTGTTGTACCTAAAAACGATGCGACCTACCTGcactttagtaaaaaatattgcacatATTGTGttagcttttaatatttatatatcatttaaattgatCATTGCTCATTTGAATCGTTCGGTTGTTTACCAATTGTTAAGAATTGACTCGAACATTTCCCTGAAGTGGGATGATCGACTCGAAATAgggaataaattataaaagagtTTGTGATGACGTCTGCCGACATGACGTCGACTGACGACATGCAGACGGGCAATTCTttggtataatataaatagttgttacataagaattttagaaaGACTTAAGTGGCATGGCTAAAAAGGTTGGGAAACGCTGATGTAACCCATATTCAAAGACGGAGATCTATAAGTATGACtctatatgtaaaaaaacatattggattttgacattaGGGATTTGTTAAGTCTCGTCTCTAAATCTAACCGTCAtttgtttaagtaattaaaatattaccagtatataataaaaacgaaaattaaatcatcaaaatataaaaaaagtcacCTGGTAGTgagttaacaattattaaaaattctctCTTTCATAGAAAAAAGGCTAAAACATTCgcttattactattaaatataaaattaatgaattaattgtaaaattaactgTCACGTCACTATAAACTCTTACtaatacatagttttttaACACCCTCAGCGCATGTGTATCTTTTTGTCACACAGTGTCCGAAACACTGTGTATTCAAAAGTATACACATCTTTCTACTTAGTAAACGCGCCGTGTATCCTTTAGGAACACGTATTCTATACATTTGTTACACAAAAATGAAAGCCCTGGCCTGTCGCATTTTTCCGATATAAATGGTCTGGGGATCggtgattttaaaaaaatttttagacattttaaatatgcatgtaactaatttaaaccctattgaaatttaaacttGGTAGAGCAGTGTTATTCGGGCTTAGGAATATAACATTCAAGTTGTGTGTTTGATGCTATGCAGcttggtaatatttttaggcaTGTCAGTAATCCATCACGTTTTTGGTAAAACACGAcgtaattttgtatacatttgcCAATTTACTCCTTCCGGAAGTTTAGAAAAATCTATTTGTCCAGATTCAGAGTTTGAATGGACAACATTAGAATCGAAAATCGCCCTTAAACACTAGGTTTATCAGTCCTCTAACACTTTCAATTACATCGTTATCCGTAATGCATTTAAGAAATCTGATGTggttttctatattattcttataaaatcgGTTTCCCATTAAGACTCATTTACTGATGAGACAGTAAATTAGTGAACTAATTCGAACTATAAATAGGTTAAAttccattatataaaatcaacttTCATACTTTCTTTACAATTGATCAAATAACGTTGTGTTGATAAACTCGTCGTATTCAATGATTCAATTATGTTAGGaacaagattattatttattttattgccgTTAGTTGTCTTGggtaagtgattttttttatttagaatacaGTTGTcacacatacattattaaacagACCTataagtaaatgttttaatgaacGTTACTTAATAGTTATCGTTAGGGGTtaagatgtttttaaaatcgtCAACAGAAAAGCATTACCGGTTCGCTATCATGTCCAATCATTTTTATCTAGGATccaattaatttcttattttaaataatatatttttttgatattctAAATAAACGTTGGCATAATTCACCAATGTTTCGGGTATTATCTAACTATTACACCAATTATGAGGATATCGATATTTTCCACTTCACCAAAGAAGATTTGAAGAAGTATTTGAAGAGGCGGGAagtctttgattttgtttaagcagtaatttgaaataatatgtattattattggtttcaaaattttaaattttttttttaattagttatttttctatttatgtaCCTGCTTACtggttttctgtttcatatatattgtttatctatgatGCCTGTATTgtctaagtgtttttttttcataatatgaaggtatgttagctgtaagattactaataattaaataagtaataaattaatcgaaTTTTATTGCAGTCAACGGGCAATCTGGCTCCGCCCGAGATTGGAGGTTTAGAAGGCCCTCAAGATTTCCTACTCATGTAGTGCCAAGACCTAGTTACGTTTCAAGACCTACAACATTTGCACCAAGACCTGAAATAACAACTGAGGTGCGACCACATGAAACCGTTTCTACGACGCATTGGCCATCATCCACTTATTCTCCACCTGTACGCCATCCTTCATTTAACAGGCGACCTAACATTGTATGGTCAAGACCGTTCATAGCCAGCTCGCCAAAACCGAAACCATCCGTCACCGTCGTAGTTCTTCCTGGTTCTCATTCTCATGTACTGCCCACATCACCACGACCATATTATGTATACCCCGAAAAGCCGACATCAAAACCCATTGATATTCCACTTGCGCCCGAGTCGGAcctattatattctaaaccCGAATCTCAACCTCTCAATGAACCTGATGTATCATCCAGTTCTAAACCGGTAACTGGTGTCTTTGAGCCAGAACTCAAACCTTCTCCAAAACCAGAAACAGAACAACCCTCTATTAATGTTGAACCTGTACCAGAACCTCCTAAGCCTGAAGTTGTGGTCTCGCGTGTACCTGAGCCACAACCTGAAGTCAAACCTGAATCAGAACCCATTCCTCATGTTGAAAATGAAACATCTAGCCCTGAACCAAAGCCTCAACCAGATGAGGAGCCGAGGCTTAAACCTCAAGTGGAACCTAGACCTGAAACAGAACAAGAATTGAGCCCCGGTACACCTGAGCCGCAAGTGGAACCTAGGCCTGAACCACAAGTAGAACCTAAACCAGAACCACAAGTGGTACCTATACCGGAACCACAAGTGGTACCTATACCGGAACCACAAGTCGTACCTATACCAGAACCAGAATTGGAACCTAAACCTCAACCAGAAGAGGAACCTAAACCTGAACCACCAGTGGTAACTAAGCCGGAACCCGAATATTCACCGCAGCCCATACCGGAAGTTACTTCTGAAGGATTCGATGAAGTTTCACCCGGACTTTCATCATTTTCAAAACCTGTTTTCGAATCAGAATCCTCATCCAAACCTTCAGTTGAGCCAGTACAAGCAGAAATGTCTTCTACACCTTATGCTACAGTTCCACCCAACCCTTCTCGTGAATCTTCAACACCAGGACCATATCCACCAACACCAGAAGCATTATCAGAGCCCGAGTTGTTAGATCACTCAGAAGTTCCGTCTAACCCAATACGACTTAGATATATACCTGGGATTGGTAATTCACGTAACCCTATTTCTGCCACCTGGTCAAAGCCTAGTTGGTTCCCTAAGCCTTCTAAGACACCTGAACATCCAAATCCCTGGAAACCAACCTCAAAGCCAATATTCCATCTACCCTCGAGAACAAGTACCATTCAGCCACAAACAAGAGCTACTTCACCAAAGCCAGTCAACGTCCCTGCTCGACCTGTTCCAACAGCAAGAACACCTAGCTATGCTTTTGATGCAATGGCCTTGATGGATTATCAATGTCATGAGCCTAACGGCTACTTTGCAGTACCGACAGAGTGCGACGCTTTCATAGAATGCAAAGTGAGTTTCcgtatattttaactttttttaaatattgttgtaaataagtaatcaatctaaactttaataatgtgTTAGTCCAACAGAGCAAGACAAATCAATTGCCCGGATGGACTTCATTTTAATCCTAAAGCTGTATGGCCAGAATACCCATGCGCTTATCCGTCAGAAGTTCAATGTGCCGCCCATTATGCAAAACGtaagttgaaatattatttattatgtaattgaaaaacatatacaaaagtaagtaataatcgatatacgaaaataatataaattaattaattagggTAATTAAGTTGACTTTTAAGGAAATTTAAAGTTAGAAGAAGAagaacattaaacatttaaaattatgtaatataaaaatattcatttccttttttaGAAGCTCCAAGGCCCACAGCAGAGTGTCCGCGACAGTATGGCTATTTTGCTTCTCCTTCTGGTGATTGCGGTCAATATATCATGTGTCTCGAAGGCAAAGCTACCAAAATGACCTGCCCTCCAGGCCTtgcattcaatttaaaaacaactgcTTGCGACTGGCCTGCAAATGTTCCGTCATGCAACCCTGTTGGttagtatttcaaaattaataaaaacgactttcacatatataataatcacaaAATTTTAACAACGTAGAAAACTGTCTGATTGTAACACTTAATTTTTTCCCCAGTTTTTAGAGGCTTTACGTGCCCCGTGACAGACATTGGAGAAAATGGAAAACCTTCCGAtctgatttataaatacaggtaaatatgtatttaaattgtcaaTAGTGTAGGCGATGACtctaattattttacgtaaattacaaaaaaaaaacattttatagccTTTAGgtagatacataatatacttacaaAGCCAAGAGCAACGTTTTAGGTGTATAAGGAGATGTTTGAATAACTTACTACTAATTCCTATATCACTAGAGTACTGTCTGTTGGGCCCTTATTATGAAATCAATATGGATCATACccataaaataacaacaacgtatttatatattttacagataTGGAAAAAGTTGCAAAAAATACATAGCCTGTCAACGAGGAAGTCCGCGTCTTCTAAGCTGTGACGAGGGTCTTTCTTACGATGAAGCATCACAAAATTGTATAGATGATGAATTTGTTAAAGATTGCTCTTAATTAaacgttattttataaacaatgacGGATATTCAAGaataaactgaaaataaaatatatttttttttataataacatcaTTAAACTTCTTTTATTTGACGACACTGTGACGTCACTTTAGTCAGACAGTAAAACGTCTTGATACTAGTcttattagttaatttttaaaaataattggacTTGGACTGGACTAACAGAAAACTGTTACAtgaattactatttaatatttatcggtTCTTAAAACTAAGTGAGTTAACACACAACTATTATGATAACATACACACTAATAACAAATTTAGGTGATGTTGATGTCGCAGGCCTAACTTAATCAGCCGTTAAATTAACAGTCCAGCCttttaactaacggcctgaatGGTATCCAGCCGAAGTGtttgttacatttaataaactggctggaTAATGCTTAGGCCATTCGTATGATAGAGCCATTATTaagcagaaataaaataatgaaacatattacatgaaaacatttcttttaaaataaattacttaagtcaaattcacattattattgtcactaaACTCTTCCATTGTACTTGTTAGTTTTTCTTGTTTGGAAAAACCATcatcaaagttgtggtttgCTGAAGCtatattgacagtttgaatagtttctaattatatttaaattaacagtcaacaggctaggcaagtaatgaaacgtcatcgatccaagtcatctgcctagctgtttgatgAACCGGATGAACATGTTTCAGGCCGTTAATTGAATAGCTATGAGCTAATATAGTTGGCTGCGAAATTGACATATTACAACTTACATTTTGGGAACGGTAATgttattctataatttatagatGAATGCAAAACTAgaggttatttattaaaaccaaaacTGACTAGACTTAGACATATATTTTCGTAGTATAAATAgcgatttatattaaatgtaaaataacatctagtttaaattaactatataaGGTTTATATTTAAGCTTGTTCGCATAACTGCTGAATTtgcattttcattaatattatctacATTTCGGTTTTATGTTATCTGCATGCTCTGTAGACTtacattttgaaacaaaaccgcgatttttgtatattttggcATACTTAGTAGCAGAAAAcgacaaaatttttattgcccacttcaattttaatttattaatgctgTCATTTTgtctaataaattttgtaaaataatataatttagttatacaACACAAGACCAAGtgaatcatgaaacagactaAAAGAGGGGCGGCGGCGCGACGTTTGTTAGCGCAGCCCTGTTTGGTCCGCTTCGCTAATCGAAACAGCAAGACATTAAATTACATCAACTAGAACAAGTGACTTCGCCCCTtgtgaaactatttttttttaaactagaagaaagagttatttaattatactagtTTCAAGCCGTGGACTACAAATTGTTACCACTATATGCAGACTTAAAAATCACGTTAATATGTGTcggctatatttttataatttaatttctactcGGATTACAGTCCCGTGATTTTATGTCAAATTACGCGCAATATGGATGATACTTATATCATAGCAAATTTTTATGCCTTGTGTCGACTATGTTTGGTTAAAAGCGGACTTACTGTGCCAATTTTTGGCAATACTCCTGACGATGAAGATAACAAATCACTCAACTTGAAAATCTCCGAATGCTTCGAACTTCAGGTCTGTATCTAATAGTATTATACAACTGATATAgattaggttttatttacatcaaaCTAACCtactacatttatttgttttagttggATCCCAATGATGGCCTTCCTACAAGAATTTgctataaatgtttatttaaagttgACACATGCTCTAAGTTTAAATCATTGTGTTTAGAAAGTGAAGCcagattaaaacaaattactaatCAAATTAATGAACTCAATACCTCTAATTCATCTGAATTCAACTATGCAAATGCTGAGCATAAGCAACAGgctgaaaattatattgtagaaGATAGTGTTGTAATGGTAGTTGATCCAAGTCTTGACTATGATTCTTCTGAGGAATCAGAAAATGTTGAACAAGGAGAAACAGATATTGTAGAACAAGACAACATCCCAGAGGTAGAACATGTTCAAGAAtcttactttaaaaatgtttcaatgtGTCAGTATTGTGATCAAGCATTTATATCCCAAGAAAAATGCAAAGATCATGAGGAAAATTTTCATGACCCTAACCGCCCATATAAGTGTATTGAGTGTAGTATAGTTTTTGCAGAAAGAAACTTGTTTGTTGGCCACACTAAAACTGTTCACGGAAGTGATAAGCCATATCACTGCCCAGAATGTGATAAATGCTTTGGCCGTCGCTCTGACTTGAGAAAACATTCAATTGTCCATACTGGTATTAGGCCATATCAATGTCAATACTGTTTAAAGAGTTTCTCTCGTAATACAAACTTGAGTAAACACTTGAGAATTCATGCAGGTCATAAACCTCATGTATGTCCAAAGTGTCCTCGAAGTTTTGTGGCCAAAGGAGATTTACAGcgacatattttaattcactCTGGAACAAAACCCTATGCCTGCCAGAACTGTCCATTAACTTTTGGTAGAAAAGATAAACTAGTAAAACATGAACTAAGACATGCAGGAGTAACATCATCTCATGGGATTGAAGAAAATAATGATATGGTGGTCAGTGTGAATCCATATAGCAATTTGATATCTTCTCCAAATGAACATTTGAATTCTAATGACTTTGAGCTTCCTAGAGTTCCTGATCATATTGCTGGAGATGGCAGTTTTTTGAATCATTTACAAAAGGCTCCATCAACATCtaacaaacaattacaaatttcaCCTACTAAACAAAAGTCTcctataagtaaaaataagcctaaaaatataaaatgtcatCAATGCCCTAAAAGGTTTTCATCTCTAGATGCCTACAAGACTCATGTATCTATCTCACACATTGGATCACGAGTTTTCCAATgtaaagtttgttttaaaaaatttgctAGAAAAAGAGAACTAGACCGGCATGCCTCTGTCCATTCAACAGGGAAACTTTTTAACTGCAGTCAGTGTGATAAACAGTTTACAAGAAAGGACAGACTTGACAGGCATGAGCAAACTCATGACTGCTTAGTGGTGAATATGCCCTGCATTGAGTGTGGTGCAACCTTTGAAAAGAAACCTGATTTAGTAGCACATATTAAATCTCATTTTACTGATAATTTTGATGATAAAGTAACAGAAGCtcgaataaaaaaagaaaataaacaagattTTCCAATGGAAGaaagtaatatgtatgatctGGAGACatgagatttatttaaaatttgtatttatttttatatttatcactacattaAAGTACCTAAGTTtaactttcatatatttagcattcattttatgttttaattttaatttaaatgatataattgtatgtacttaaaaataaaatattatgtctgCAATAATGGCACCCATTATCatcttatgaataaattcgTCCACACcgctaataatttaaaaatataatcattattaatattttaaataattatgtctgCCAActgtaatattgtattgtcttatgttaaaataatgttagacAAGTGTTTTCTTAAACTGTAACAttgattgaatataaatttataatcactattaatgaaaaattgaCATTGTTAAACTTTTCACataactgtttatttatttctagaaatagttttattctatttattgtttacagattataatataagggTCAATTGAATACCTAAATTTAGGAAAATTTACACAAGCCTAGcccttttaaataacatagcaCTACATACACCAAtaatgaatttctatagtatacTCCAACATTTTGCTTgacattaaaactaaaacaaatatttaaattattttatttatccagCTAAGGGATTTGCATGTATTGTAACTGATGTTATTCTAGCTTCACTTAAAGGTTTAAAGTTTTTAGGATTGATGGGCATCTTTTCTAAGTCATCCAGAGCTTCAAAACCATCAATGACCctgaaacaataataaaatagtttataaatattattttttggctACTTTTGAATTCTGTTCCTATGGGATTTCTGGATTTTAATCATAGAAAGCTATAGTTATTTGGATCAAAgttaatttaagaataagaTTGATGGAATAATACCTTCCAAAAAgggtatattttaaatccaaATGTGGTTGTTCTCCATATGTAATGAAAAATTGGCTACCATTGGTATTTGGTCCATTATTTGCCATACTAACCATTCCTCTAGCATTAtgctgaaacaaaatattatcatatattaccccatgatacaatttaattaacagacaattaaaattaatttattttgctcAAAAATTTCCGGCTTCATTTAGTTCTTTATGAATTAATGAAAACCTTGATGCTTTTACGTCATACCTTTAATTCTTCTTTAAATTCATCCTCAAATTTTCTACCCCATATAGATGTACCCCCTTTACCAGTACCTGTAGGGTCACCAGTTTGTACAATGAAGCCCtgtgaaataaatagtaaGGTGATAACAAAACGttcatatttcaataaatctaCAAACAGCACCCATGTTAACAAACCTTAATGTTTCTGTGAAATAGGCAACCATTATAATAATCACTAGCACATAAAGCTAGAAAATTTTCACAAGCCTTTGGACATTGTTCACAAAATAGTTCAATTTTAAGGTCGCCCACATCACTGTGCAATGTaactgacatttttttttaatctaaataaataatattacaaaagcagttttatttgataacaGAGTAGATTTAATATGGGAATgggatttattattacaatttacatgaTAGAAGATTTCTGTCATGTGTCAGCGGTGACACTTGACTAAACAATGCAATTTTTTAGGATTTTATG
Coding sequences:
- the LOC123689582 gene encoding proline-rich extensin-like protein EPR1, with the protein product MLGTRLLFILLPLVVLVNGQSGSARDWRFRRPSRFPTHVVPRPSYVSRPTTFAPRPEITTEVRPHETVSTTHWPSSTYSPPVRHPSFNRRPNIVWSRPFIASSPKPKPSVTVVVLPGSHSHVLPTSPRPYYVYPEKPTSKPIDIPLAPESDLLYSKPESQPLNEPDVSSSSKPVTGVFEPELKPSPKPETEQPSINVEPVPEPPKPEVVVSRVPEPQPEVKPESEPIPHVENETSSPEPKPQPDEEPRLKPQVEPRPETEQELSPGTPEPQVEPRPEPQVEPKPEPQVVPIPEPQVVPIPEPQVVPIPEPELEPKPQPEEEPKPEPPVVTKPEPEYSPQPIPEVTSEGFDEVSPGLSSFSKPVFESESSSKPSVEPVQAEMSSTPYATVPPNPSRESSTPGPYPPTPEALSEPELLDHSEVPSNPIRLRYIPGIGNSRNPISATWSKPSWFPKPSKTPEHPNPWKPTSKPIFHLPSRTSTIQPQTRATSPKPVNVPARPVPTARTPSYAFDAMALMDYQCHEPNGYFAVPTECDAFIECKSNRARQINCPDGLHFNPKAVWPEYPCAYPSEVQCAAHYAKQAPRPTAECPRQYGYFASPSGDCGQYIMCLEGKATKMTCPPGLAFNLKTTACDWPANVPSCNPVVFRGFTCPVTDIGENGKPSDLIYKYRYGKSCKKYIACQRGSPRLLSCDEGLSYDEASQNCIDDEFVKDCS
- the LOC110993750 gene encoding zinc finger protein 605, with the translated sequence MDDTYIIANFYALCRLCLVKSGLTVPIFGNTPDDEDNKSLNLKISECFELQLDPNDGLPTRICYKCLFKVDTCSKFKSLCLESEARLKQITNQINELNTSNSSEFNYANAEHKQQAENYIVEDSVVMVVDPSLDYDSSEESENVEQGETDIVEQDNIPEVEHVQESYFKNVSMCQYCDQAFISQEKCKDHEENFHDPNRPYKCIECSIVFAERNLFVGHTKTVHGSDKPYHCPECDKCFGRRSDLRKHSIVHTGIRPYQCQYCLKSFSRNTNLSKHLRIHAGHKPHVCPKCPRSFVAKGDLQRHILIHSGTKPYACQNCPLTFGRKDKLVKHELRHAGVTSSHGIEENNDMVVSVNPYSNLISSPNEHLNSNDFELPRVPDHIAGDGSFLNHLQKAPSTSNKQLQISPTKQKSPISKNKPKNIKCHQCPKRFSSLDAYKTHVSISHIGSRVFQCKVCFKKFARKRELDRHASVHSTGKLFNCSQCDKQFTRKDRLDRHEQTHDCLVVNMPCIECGATFEKKPDLVAHIKSHFTDNFDDKVTEARIKKENKQDFPMEESNMYDLET
- the LOC110993751 gene encoding peptidyl-prolyl cis-trans isomerase-like 3; translated protein: MSVTLHSDVGDLKIELFCEQCPKACENFLALCASDYYNGCLFHRNIKGFIVQTGDPTGTGKGGTSIWGRKFEDEFKEELKHNARGMVSMANNGPNTNGSQFFITYGEQPHLDLKYTLFGRVIDGFEALDDLEKMPINPKNFKPLSEARITSVTIHANPLAG